From Streptomyces sp. SCSIO 75703:
CGAGGCCCGCCGCGGAGACGGCGCCGTGCTGCTCGGCGATGCCGACGTCGTAGACCCGCTCGGGGAAGGCGCGGGCGAACTTGTCGAGGCCGACCGGCTGGAGCATGGCGGCGGTGATGGCGACGACGTCCTCGCGCTCCTCGCCGAGCTTGACCATCTCGTCGCCGAAGACGGAGGTCCAGTCGGCGCCGGAGCTGGCGATGGGCAGGCCGGTGTCCGGGTGGATCTTGCCGACGGCGTGGAAGCGGTCGGCCTCGTCCTGGAGGGCGGGCTGGTAGCCGCGGCCCTTCTCGGTGAGGCAGTGCACGATCACGGGACCGCCGAAGCGCTTGGCCCGGGTGAGGGCGGACTCCAGGGCCTCCAGGTCGTGGCCGTCGATGGGGCCGACGTACTTGAGGCCGAGGTCCTCGAAGAGGCCCTGCGGGGCGATGAAGTCCTTCAGGCCCTTCTTGGCGCCGTGCAGGGTGTCGTAGAGCGGTTTGCCGACGACCGGGGTGCGTTCCAGGAGGTCCTTGGTGCGGGCGAGGAAGCGCTCGTAGCCGTCGGTGGTGCGCAGGGTGGCCAGGTGGTTGGCGAGGCCGCCGATGGTGGGCGCGTAGGAGCGCTCGTTGTCGTTGACGACGATGACCAGGGGGCGGTCCTTGGCGTCGGCGATGTTGTTGAGCGCCTCCCAGGCCATGCCGCCGGTGAGGGCGCCGTCGCCGATGACCGCGACGACGTGCCGGTCCCGGCCCAGCACCTGGTTGGCCTTGGCGATGCCGTCGGCCCAGCCGAGGACGGTGGAGGCGTGGCTGTTCTCGATGACGTCGTGCTCGGACTCGGCCTGCGAGGGGTAGCCGGACAGGCCGCCCTTCATCTTCAGGCGGGAGAAGTCCTGCCGTCCGGTGAGCAGCTTGTGCACGTAGGACTGGTGGCCGGTGTCCCACAGCACCTTGTCGGCGGGCGAGTCGAAGACGCGGTGCAGAGCGAGGGTGAGCTCCACCACGCCCAGGTTGGGGCCGAGGTGGCCGCCGGTCTTGGCGACGGCGTCGACGAGGAAGGTGCGGATCTCCTCTGCCAGCCGGTCCAGCTCCTCCAGGCTGAGCCGGTCCAGATCGCGCGGTCCCCTGATGCGGGTCAGCAGCGGCACCCGTGCCTCCTTGCAATAGAGCTGATCGAGCTGTTACCGGGCGGGTCGAGTCTAATCTTCCGCTGCGCCGGAAGATGTCCGGGCGGTGCGTCGTACGTCACCCGTTCGGCTGTACCCAACAACGCCCCCTCCTACGACACGGGGGAGGCGCGCGGGAGGTTCCGGGCGCCCCCGTACGGGTGGTGCGGGCCGTGGGCACAGCGCTCCGCCCGCCGGTCCCCGGGGACGGGGACAGGCGGGCGGAGCGGACGGCACGGGTCGGCGCGGCTAGGCGCGGCCCGCCGTCTTCTGCGTCTTGCGGGTGACGGCGTCGATGACGACGGTCGCCAGCAGCACGCCGCCGGTGATCATGTACTGGACCGGCGAGGCGATGCCCTCCAGGGCGAGGCCGTACTGGATCGAGACGATGACCATGACACCCAGGAGGGCGTTCCAGGTGCGGCCGCGCCCGCCGAAGAGGGACGTGCCGCCGATGACGGCCGCGGCGATGACGTTCATCAGGAATTCACCGGTGCCCGCGCCCTGGTTGGCGGAGGCGATCTTCGAGGCGACGAAGAGGCCGCCGATCGCGGCGAAGGTGCCGGCGATGGCGAAGACCGAGATCCGGACCAGTTCCACGTTGATGCCGGCGCGGCGGGATGCCTCGACGCTGCCGCCGAGCGCGAAGACCTTGCGGCCGTAGGCGGTGCGGCGCAGCACGAAGTCCGTGAGCAGCAGGACCGCGAGGAAGATCACGACGGCCAGCGGCAGGCCCTTGTGCTGGTTGAAGACGATGGCGACGGCGAAGGCCAGGACGGCCAGCAGCACGGTGCGCACGATCGTCTCGCTCAGCGGGCGGGACGGCACCCCGGCGGCCTCGCGGCGGCGGTTGCCGAAGAAGGCGGTGAGGAAGTAGCCCGCCGTGACGACGACCGCGAGTCCGTAGGCGGCGGCCACGTCGCTGAAGTAGTGGCTGGTGAGCTGGGCGACCAGGCCCTCGGAGTCGAGGTTGATGGTGCCGTTGCTGCCGAGGATCTGGAGCATGAAGCCCTGCCAGAACAGCAGTCCGGCGAGGGTGACGGCGAAGGCGGGGACGCCGATGCGGGCGAAGAAGAAGCCGTGGATGGCGCCCGCGGCGGTGCCGGTGAGGATGGCCAGGACGAGGGCCAGGACCTCGTTCATCCCGTGGGTGACGCTGAGCACCGCGAAGGTGGCGCCCGCGACACCGCTGACCGAGCCGACCGACAGGTCGATCTCGCCGAGCAGCAGGACGAAGACGATGCCGACGGCGATCATGCCGGTGCCGACCATGGCGACCGACATGTCGGAGAAGTTGCCGGCGGTGAGGAAGTTGCCGTTCAGGCTGGTGAAGATGGCCCAGATGACCAGCAGGCCGATGACGACCGGTATCGACCCGAGGTCGCCGGCCTTCAGCTTCCGCTTGAACTCGCCGACGTAGCCGGCGAGGCCCTGCTCGCGCACGAGCAGCCGCGGGTCGACCGCGGTGACGGCGGCGGCTGCCGCCTCGGGGTTCTCCACCGCGGTTTCCTCGGCGGACGTGGAGGTCTTGTCGATGCTCACTTCCGGATCTCCCCATGGGTGCGCGCCGCACGACGGGTCACGGCGTTGTCCGTGGCGCCCGTGATGGCGGAGATGATCTCTTCCTGCGAGGTCGACCTGACCTCGAAGACGCCGTTGTTGCGGCCGAGGCGCAGCACGGCGACCTTGTCGGCGACGGCCTTCACATCGGCCATGTTGTGGCTGATGAGGATGACGGCGTGACCGCGTTCGCGCAGCCGTTCGACGAGGTCGAGGACCTGGGCGGTCTGCTCGACGCCGAGGGCGGCGGTGGGTTCGTCCAGGATGACCAGCTTGGGCTCGCCGAGCATGGAGCGGGCGATGGCCACGACCTGGCGCTGGCCTCCGGACAGGGAGGCGATCGGGATGCGGACGCTGGGTATCCGGATGGAGAGCGTGTCCAGCAGTTCCCGGGAGCGGCGCTCCATCTCGACCTCGTCGAGGACGCCACGCCTGCGGATCTCCCGGCCGAGGTAGAGGTTGCCGACGACGTCGATGTTGTCGCAGAGCGCGAGGTCCTGGTAGACCGTCGCGATGCCCAGGCTCTGGGCGTCGTTCGGCTTGTTGATCGTGACGGGCCTGCCGTCCCACTCGACGACGCCCTCGTCGATGGGATGCACGCCGGCGATCGTCTTGACCAGCGTGGACTTTCCGGCACCGTTGTCGCCGACCAGGGCGACCACCTCACCGGCGTGGACCTCAAGCTCGACGTCGGTGAGCGCCTGGACGGCACCGAATCGCTTGGAGACCCCGCGCAACGCCAGCACGGGCGTAGCGGACACGTGAACCATCTCCTTCGCCGCCTGACCCGGCGGGAGGTTGTGCAGCAGTTTGAGGGGGGTGTTCCGCCGGCGCCCCGCGGCGGAGCTTGCGGGGCTGTCGGTCTGCGGGGCGCCGGCGGAGTTCATGGCGGTCGCCGGGCCGTACGGGCGTCCGGTGCGGGCACCCGTACGGTCCGGCGGGCCCGTGACCGGGCCCGGGGACCGCTTACTTGAGGCCGGCCTTCTCGCAGGCGGCCTTGTACTTGTCCGTGCAGATCTCGTCGAGGGTGTAGTAACCCTCCTTGATGACGGTGTCGTTGACGTTGTCCTTGGTCAGCGAGACGACCGGGACGAGCACCGTCGGAATGCCCTTGTTGGTGGCGCTGTCGGCCTTGTCCTTGGCCATGTCCAGCGGCTCGCCCTTGGCGAGGGCGACGGCCATCTCGGCGGCGACCGCGGCCTCCTGCGGGTAGGACTTGTACACGCTCATGAACTGCTCGCCCGCGACGATGCGCTGCACGCCCGCGAGTTCGGCGTCCTGACCGGTGACCGGGATGTCGGCGATGCCCGCGGCCTTCAGCGCGGTGATGATGCCGCCCGCCATCCCGTCGTTGGCGGAGTAGACGCCGACGATCTTGTCCTTGCCGAGGGCGGAGATGGCGCCCTCCATGTTGGCGTTGGCGTTCTCCGGCTTCCACTCCTTGGTGTCGTACTCGCGGCCGATCTTGACCTTGCCGTCGAGGACGGAGTGGGCGCCTTCCTTGAACTGGGCGGCGTTGGGGTCGGTCGAGGAGCCGTTCATCATGACGATCTGGCCGTCCTTGGCCTTGTCGCCCAGCGCCTCCAGCAGGGCCTCGCCCTGCGTCTTGCCCACGGTCACGTTGTCGAACGAGGTGTAGGCGTCGATCGGGCCCTCGGCCAGGCGGTCGTAGGCGACGACCGGGATGCCGGCGTCCTTGGCCTTCTTCACCGAGCCGGCGATGGCCTTGGCGTCCACCGCGTCCACGACCAGCACGTCGACCTTGTTGGTCACCATGGTGTCGACCTGCTGGTTCTGCAGGCTGGCGTCCTGCTTGGCGTTGGCGTAGACGACCTTGCCCTTGTTGTTCGTCAGCTCCTTGACCTTCTTCTCGATCAAGGGCTTGTCGAACTTCTCGTACCGCGCGGTCTGGTTCTCCGGCAGGAGCAGGCCGACCGTGATGGCGTCGCCCTTCCCGGCGGGCGCGGCGGACGCGTCCTTCTTGTCGCCGGACTCCTTGGCACTGCCACAAGCGGCGAGCGAGACGGCCATCGCACCGGCGGCAACGGCGAAGGCGGCACGGCGCATACGCGTGTTCACTTCAGAAACCTCCCTGACGAGGCCGCGTCCTTGCGGCCGAGGTGGCTGGAAGTCAACTCGGCCACAGGTGCGACGTCAAGAAGTAAATCCTTAACGAGATGGCAACGGTGCCATCCGTTCTCTAAGTGAAGGCAGGAGCGGCTGTGGACAGCGACCCCGCGGCCGTCCCGTCCAAAAGCGTCGAATCACCCATCTCGCCGAGAGCGAGGGCGAGCGCGCCCAGCACCTCGGCCCGGCCGCCCAACGCCCCCGGGAGCACCGAGAGCTGGCGGGCGGCGCTGGGGATGGCGTAGCGGCCCACGGACTCCCTTATCGGCGCGAGGACCAGTTCGCCGGCCTCGGCGAGGTCCCCGCCGAGGACCACCCGGCTCGGGTTGAGCAGGTTGCACAGGTTGGCGACACCGCTGCCGATGTGGCGGCCCACGTCGGCGATGACCCGGCGGCAGCCGGGGTCGCCCTCCCGGGCCAGCCGGACCACGCCCTCCATCGTCAGGTCGCTGCCGTGGCTCGGCTGGAGCAGCGGCAGCACGTACCGCGCGGAGGCGAAGGTCTCCAGGCAGCCGCGGTTGCCGCAGCGGCAGACCGGTCCGGACTCGTCCAGGGTGATGTGCCCGATCTCGCCGGCGGTGCCCCCGGGGCCCCGGTAGATGGTGCCGTTGATCACGAGACCGGCGCCGACGCCGCTGGCGACCTTGATGTACGCCAGGTCCCGCACGCCCCGGCCGCTGCCCCAGACCAGTTCGCCGAGGGCGCCGAGGTTGGCGTCGTTGTCCACGTGCACCGGCACGCCGAGCCGCCCCCGCAGCTCCTCGGCGGGCCGGGTGCCGCCCCAGCCGGGCAGGATGGCGGTGGAGCCGAGGGTGCCGGACTCCACGTCGATCGGGCCGGGGACGCCCAGCCCCACCCCGGTGATCTTGTCCGGTTCGACGCCGGTCGCCGCGATCAGGCGGTTGACCAGCGCCTCCGCCCGGTCGAAGCCCTGGGTGGAGGAGGCGTCGACGTCGAGCGGCTCGGACTCCTCGGCGAGCACCTGGTGGGCGAGGTTCCCGACCGCGACGCGCAGGTGCGTGTGCCCGAAGTCCACGCCGATGACGATCCCGGCGTCCCCGCTCAGGGAGACGCTGCGGGCCCGCCGGCCGCCCGCCGAGGTGGGGGTGACCTCGACCGTCCCGCCCTCGCGCAGTTCGCGGACGATGTTGGAGACGGTCGCGGCGGACAGGCCCGTCGTCCGCGCGATCTCCGCCTGCGTGAGCGAACCGGCGAGCCGTACCGCTCGTACGACCCGTTCCAGGTTGGCTCGGTGCAGCGACGACTGCGACCCGGGAGTCTCCACGACGAACCTCCTGCGCGCGGGACCGCGTCGACGAGGCCCCGTCCATGTCCAACTAGTGAACTCTAAGCTGAGCCGTTCGGGTCGCCTCCCGTCAAGAGGTTGAACCTCATCCGGGTACCCGCCCCGGACGCGTCCATGCCGCCCCCGGGGCCGGGAGCGGCATGGCGGCGGGCGGTGCGGGCGGGCCGTTCGCGGCCGGCCTACTTCAGGGCGCCGGCCGTGAGACCGGTGACGACCTGGCGCTGGAAGACGATGTACGCGGCCAGTACGGGGAGCATGGCCATGACCAGTCCGGCGAAGAGGCCCGACCAGTCGCCCTTGTAGCCCTGGCTGACGGCGAGCTGCACGAGGCCCTGGGTGAGGACGTGCTTGTCCGGGTCGGTGTTGAGCACCGTGGGCAGCATGTACTGGTTCCACTGGCCCAGGAAGTTGAAGATCCCCACGCTGATCAGCCCCGGCTTGGCCATGGGCAGCATGACCTGGAAGAAGGTGCGGCTGTGCGAGGCGCCGTCGACGAAGGCGGCCTCCGCCACCGAGGTCGGCAGGGTGCGGAAGAACGCGGTCAGGAAGAAGACCGTGAAGGGCAGCGAGTAGGCGATGTAGACGAGGATCAGCCCGTGGATCGTGTTCAGCAGCCCCATGTTGTCCACCACGTAGAACAGGGGCACCAGGGCGAGCATGATCGGGAAGCTCATGCCGCCCACGAACAAGTAGTAGACGAACCGGTTGCCGGGGAAGTCGAAGCGGGCCAGCACGTAGGCGGCCATGGAGCCCAGCACCAGGGTGCCCACCAGCGAACCGCCCACCACCAGCGCGGTGTTGAGGAAGTAGTCGCTCATGTGGGCCTGGGACCAGGCCCGCGACCAGTTGTCGAAGCGCAGCCTGTCGGGCAGCGACCAGGGCGAGCCGAAGATGGCGGCGTCGTCCTTGAAAGAGGTCATCACCGCCCACACCAGCGGGAGGGCGACCATGATCGCCCAGATGACGAGGACGCCGTGGGAGAAGACGTTGAGGGTCGTGCCCTCCTTCCTCGCCGTCCGGGGCCCGGCGGCGCGGGCGCTCTTCGGGGCCGCGCCGGGGCCGGCGGGCGGGGACGCGGGGGTCTCGGTCGTCGTCATCTGCTCAGTACTCCAGCCGCTCGCGCCGGCCCAGCCGCATCACGACGGCCGCGAAGGCCAGCGTGACGACGAGCAGGGCGACGCCGATCGTGGTGGCGTAGGCGGCCTGACCGTCACGGAACGCCTTCTGGTACACGTACAGGACCATGACGGTGGTCGAGTAGTCCGGTCCGCCGGGCCCGGTCGTCATGATCTGCACGACCGCGAAGGACTCGGCCCCGAGCGCGAGGATGCCCATGTAGACCCAGCCGGACTGCACGGTGTCCCACAGCAGCGGCAGGGTGACCCTGAAGAAGGTCACGAAGCGGCTCGCCCCGTCCAGCAGCGCCGCCTCGTACAGCTCGACCGGGATCGAGGCCATGCCCGCGGAGAAGAGCACCACGAAGAAGCCGACCGTGGACCAGACGAGCACCGCCATCACGCACCACAGCGCGAGGTCCGGATCGCCGAGCCACAGCGGCTGGACCCCGTCGAGACCGATGCCGCGCAGCAGGGAGTTGACGGCTCCGCTGTCCGGGTTGTACGCGAACGCGAAGAGCAGGGCGACGATCGCGATGGAGAGCACCTGTGGGAAGAAGTAGACGATCTTGTAGAACCCGGAGCCGCGGACGCCGGTGATGGCCGGTCCCCCGCGGCGGCGCCGCCCGCCGACGTTGATCATGAAGGAGAGGAACAGCGCCAGGCCGAGGGTGACCAACGGCACCAGCAGGGCGAACATCACACTGTGCAGCAGCGACTTCCAGAAGATGTCGTCGTCGAGCATGCGGGAGTAGTTGTCGAAGCCGACCATCCGGAAGTCGGGGCTCAGTCCCGTCCAGTCCGTGAACGAGTAGTAGATGGACTGGACGAACGGCCACACGACGAAGAGCGTGTACAGCCCGAGGGGGACCGCGAGGAACCCCACGACGAAGCGGTATTTTCCGTGCTGCATTCCCAGGGCCTCCCCGGCCGAGCGCAGGCCGCGCCACCGGAACCGGCGCGGCGCGCCGCGCGCCTGCCGCCGGTCCGGTGACGCTTGCTCACTGGTGCTTGTAGTGCTTGACCGACGAGTCCTTGGCCGCCTCGTCGGCGAAGCCCTGGATCTTCTTGATCGCCTCGGCCGGGGTGAGCCGGCCGGCCATCATCTCGCCGAGGCCGGAGACGCCGATCTTCTCCTTCTGGAGCTGCACGTACCAGTCCTGGAGCCGCGGGTTCACCACGTTGTCGCCGGCCAGCTCCAGCGCCGCCACACCGGACTTGAGGCCCGGGGTCAGCTCGACGCCGTCGGTGCCGCCGTTGTACGCGGTCAGCGACTTCACCTTGCCGGTGAAGTTCTTCGAGGACTCCTCGCCGAGCATGATGCGCAACTGCTCCATGCCACCGGGGGCGTTGGCCGCCTTGGCGGGCACGATGAACGGCTCGCCGCCGGAGGCCCAGAGTGTGCCGAAGGGCATTTTGTCGCCGTCGTCCAGACCCGAGGGGGCCGAGACGGCCAGGTCGAAGTCGGCGGGGATGACGTTGGCGGACTCGTTCTCCACCCAGGAGCCGTTGGGGAGGAAGAGCGCCTTGCCCTTGGCCCAGGCGGTCTGCGACTGGATGTGGTCCAGTCCCGGGGTGCCCTTGAGCACGTACCCCTTGCGGTACAGCTCGTAGTACGCCTCGAAGCACGCCTTGACCGCGGGGTGCTTCCAGGCGTTCGGCTCCAGGTTGTCGATGGCGTCGAGCACTTCGGCGCCGCCGACCTTGCCGATCATCGGGTACAGCGAGAACGGGACGTAGTACGGGTACTTGCCCGCGTAGGTCCAGCCGGCGATCCCCTTCTTCTTCGCCTTCTCGCAGACCGCGAGCATCTCGTCCCAGGTCTTCGGGTACTCCGCGTCGAGCGAGGCGAGCGCCTTCTGCGAGTACCAGACGCCGTAGACGGTGTAGGCGTAGTAGAGGATCCACACCTTCTCGCCGTCGAACTGACCCATCTGCACGATGCCGGGGCGCAGGGTGTCGCGGACCTTCTTCGACGGGTCGTCGTAGGAGGGGGCGTCCAGCAGCGGGGTGAGGTCGGCGAGCTGGTTCTTGGAGACGAGCACGCCCATGTCCATCTGTTCCGCGCCGGAGTTGTCGATCAGGTCGGGCGGCGTGCCCTGGTTGAAACGCGGCTGGAGCGTCGACTGGATCTTCTGGGTGGCGGAGAACTTCGTCTTGGCGCCGGGGAAGTTGCTCTCGTAGACCTTGACCGCGTCCTCGGCGTACTCCTTGCCGAATCCGCCGTCGAAGAGCACGAATTCCATCGGGGCGGTCTCGTTCACGGCGAGGGGGTTCTTCGCGGTCTTCTTGCCCGCCCCGGCCTTCTTCTGGTCGTCCCCGCCACCGCTCGCACAGGCGGACAGGAAGCCCATGGCCGGTACGGAGATCAGTCCGAGCGCGGCGGACCGCTTGATCAGATCGCGGCGGCCGACACCGTCGGTACCGTTCTCGGCGGACATCGTTCCCATGCTCAAGTCCTCGCCTTCTCCAGGACTCAGGCGGTGCGCCGGATTCCTCCCGGCACCGCGTTCGGGTCACGCTGGGTCGTGCAGGAAGTGCGGATGTCGTGCTGTACGGGCGCCCTGGGCGACGGCCCACGGTTCCACCGGTGGCCGACAGGTATAGTCCACTTCCGGTCGACGGAGCAAGATCGAACGCAAGGTTCCCCCCACGTCTTTTCCGAGTTGAGACCTGACGGAAAAAAGGGCCCCCGAAGGCTGCCCCGAAGAAAATCCGGCATGCGTCCGCCCCGGATGCCGCAGTCAACACCCTTGACATCACAGGCCCCTTCACGCGCTACTGGTTCTTGCGCTCCAATCTGACAACGTTGTCCACTCCCCGGTGTCGCATATCCGGGGCAGGCGCACGGAGGGTGCGGGAACATGCGCTACAGAACTCGGCACAGATGGGGTCCGGCGGTCGTCACGGCGACCGCCTTCGCGTTGGCGGCGACGGCACAGGGGGCGGCGGTCGCGCTGCCGTCCGCGCCCGCCGCCCCCGCCCGGGAGTTCGCGTCCTCGTTCGAGGCGGACGACCCGGCACCGGACTGGACCGACACCGTCGACACCACCCGGGGCGGCGCCAAGCGCGCCTCCGGCGTCGACGGCGGCGACACCACGGGCATACCCGGCAACGTCACCGACCGGGTCACCGCGGTCCGGGCCAGCGCCGAGAACACCGCCGGCGGTGAGGTCAAGGAGAATCTCGTCGACGGCGAACCGGGCACCAAGTGGCTGGCGTTCGAGAAGACCGGCTGGGCCGAGTTCGACCTGGACCGGCCGACCACCGTGGCCCGGTACGCGCTGACCTCGGCCAACGACCACGCCGAACGCGACCCGGCCGACTGGACCCTCAAGGGCTCCGCGGACGGTGAGCAGTGGCGGACCCTCGACACCCGCTCCGGCCAGACCTTCGGGCAGCGCTTCCAGACGCGGACGTACGACCTCGCCGAGCCCGGCGAGTACCGGCACTTCCGGCTGGAGGTCACCCGCACCAACGGCGGGGACATCCTCCAGCTCGCCGACGTCCAGTTCTCCACCGGATCCGACGACACCACCGTCCCGCCGGACATGCTCACCCGCGTCGACCGGGGGCCGTCCGGCTCGCCGACCGCGAAGGCGAGGGCCGGCTTCACCGGCGTCCGGGCGCTGCGCTACGCCGGGCGGCACACCGCCGACGGGCGGGGGTACTCGTACAACAAGGTCTTCGACGTCGACGTCAAGGTCGACCGGCGCACCGAGCTGTCGTACAAGGTCTTCCCGTCGATGGCCGACGGCGACCTCGACTACGACGCGACCCACGTCTCCGTCGACCTCGCCTTCACCGACGGCACCTACCTGAGCGGGCTCGGCGCCACCGACCAGCACGGCTTCCCGCTGTCGCCGCGCGGCCAGGGCGACGCCAAGGTCCTCTACGTCAACCAGTGGAACAGCGTCACCTCGGCGATCGGCACGGTCGCGGCCGGCAAGACCGTGGACCGCGTCCTGGTCGCCTACGACTCCCCCAAGGGCCCGGCGAAGTTCCGCGGCTGGCTGGACGACGTGGCCATCCGGCGGGCCGAGCCCGAGCGTCCGAAGGCCCACCCGTCGGACCACGTGCTGACCACCCGCGGCACCCACTCCAGCGGCAGCTTCTCGCGGGGCAACACCATCCCCGCCACCGCCGTCCCGCACGGCTTCAACTTCTGGACCCCCGTCACCAACGCCGCCTCCACGAGCTGGCTCTACGAGTACGCGCGCGGCAACAACGCCGACAACCTGCCCACCCTCCAGGCGTTCTCGGCCAGCCACGAGCCGAGCCCGTGGATGGGCGACCGGCAGACCTTCCAGGTGATGCCCTCGGCCGCCGCCGGCACCCCCGCCACCGGCCGTGAGGCGCGGGCGCTGCCCTTCCGGCACGAGAACGAGACCGCCCGCCCGCACTACTACGGGGTGCGTTTCGAGAACGGCCTGAGGGCCGAGATGGCGCCGACCGACCACGCGGCGCTGCTCCGCTTCACCTATCCGGGCGACGACGCGAGCCTGGTCTTCGACAACGTCACGGACCGGGCCGGCCTGACCCTGGACCGGGAGAACGGCACCGTCAGCGGCTGGTCGGACGTCAAGTCCGGGCTCTCCACCGGCGCGACCCGGCTCTTCGTGTACGGCGAGTTCGACCGGAAGGCCACCGGGGGCGGCTCGGACGGCGCCACCGGCTGGCTGCGCTTCGACGCGGGCCGGGACCGCACCGTCACCCTGCGCCTGGCGACCTCGCTGATCGGCGTCGACCAGGCCAGGGACAACCTGCGCCAGGAGGCGCCGCGGGGCACCTCGTTCGAGAAGGTCCGCCGGGACGCCCAGCGGCAGTGGGACCGGCTGCTCGGCACCGTCGAGGTCGAGGGCGCCACGCGGGACCAGCTCACCACCCTGTACTCCAGCCTGTACCGGCTGTACCTGTACCCCAACTCCGGTTTCGAGCGGGTCGGCGGGAAGGACCGGTACGCCTCGCCGTTCTCCGAGGCGACGGGGCCGGACACGCCGACCCGCACCGGCGCGAAGGTCGTCGACGGCCGCGTGTACGTCAACAACGGCTTCTGGGACACCTACCGGACCACCTGGCCCGCGTACTCCTTCCTGACGCCGTCCACGGCGGGCGAACTGGTCGACGGCTTCGTGCAGCACTACAAGGACGGCGGCTGGACGTCGCGCTGGTCCTCCCCCGGCTACGCGGACCTGATGACCGGCACCTCCTCGGACGTCGCCTTCGCGGACGCCTACGTCAAGGGCGTGCGTTTCGACGCGGAGGCCGCCTACGACGCGGCGGTGAAGAACGCCACCGTCGTGCCCCCGTCCTCCGGCGTCGGCCGCAAGGGCATGGCCACCTCGCCCTTCCTCGGCTACACCTCCACCGAGACCCACGAGGGCCTGTCCTGGGCGCTGGAGGGCTACGTCAACGACTACGGCATCGCCAGGATGGGCGAAAAGCTGTACCGGGAGACCGGGGAGGAGCGCTACCGGGAGGAGTCCGCCTACTTCCTGAACCGGGCCCGCGACTACGTCCACCTCTTCGACGAGAAGGCCGGCTTCTTCCAGGGCAGGGACGCCGCGGGCCGCCGGCGCGTCGACTCCGACCGCTACGACCCGCGTGTGTGGGGGTACGACTACACGGAGACCAACGGCTGGGGCTACGCCTTCACCGCCCCGCAGGACAGCCGGGGCCTGGCCAACCTCTACGGCGGCCGGTCCGGCCTCGCCGACAAGCTCGACACCTACCTCGCCACGCCCGAGACGGCCGCCCCCGAGTTCGCCGGTTCCTACGGTGGTGTCATCCACGAGATGACCGAGGCGCGGGACGTGCGGATGGGCAACTACGGCCACTCCAACCAGGTGGCCCACCACGCGCTGTACATGTACGACGCGGCCGGGCAGCCGCACAAGACGCAGCGGAACGTCCGCGAGGTCCTCTCCCGGCTCTACACGGGCAGCGACATCGGGCAGGGCTACCACGGCGACGAGGACAACGGCGAGCAGTCGGCCTGGTACCTCTTCTCCGCGCTCGGCTTCTACCCGCTGGTGATGGGCGGCGGCGAGTACGCGATCGGCTCCCCGCTGTTCACCAAGGCCACCGTCCACCTGGAGAACGGCCGCACCCTGGTGGTCAAGGCGCCACAGAACAGCGCGAAGAACGTGTACGTGCAGGGCCTGAAGGTCAACGGCAAGCGCTGGGACTCCACCGCGCTCCCC
This genomic window contains:
- the dxs gene encoding 1-deoxy-D-xylulose-5-phosphate synthase, whose translation is MPLLTRIRGPRDLDRLSLEELDRLAEEIRTFLVDAVAKTGGHLGPNLGVVELTLALHRVFDSPADKVLWDTGHQSYVHKLLTGRQDFSRLKMKGGLSGYPSQAESEHDVIENSHASTVLGWADGIAKANQVLGRDRHVVAVIGDGALTGGMAWEALNNIADAKDRPLVIVVNDNERSYAPTIGGLANHLATLRTTDGYERFLARTKDLLERTPVVGKPLYDTLHGAKKGLKDFIAPQGLFEDLGLKYVGPIDGHDLEALESALTRAKRFGGPVIVHCLTEKGRGYQPALQDEADRFHAVGKIHPDTGLPIASSGADWTSVFGDEMVKLGEEREDVVAITAAMLQPVGLDKFARAFPERVYDVGIAEQHGAVSAAGLAHAGVHPVFAVYATFLNRAFDQVLMDVALHKCGVTFVLDRAGVTGTDGASHNGMWDMSILQVVPGLRLAAPRDAEQVRAQLREAVAVDDAPTVVRFSKGAVGPAVPAVGRVGGMDVLRAPGTETPDVLLVSVGALAPMCLEVAGLLDKQGISTTVVDPRWVKPVDEAMAPLADRHRVVVTVEDNIRVGGVGSAVAQALRDAGVDVPLRDFGIPPRFLDHASRAEVLAEIGLTAPDIARQVTGLVAKLDGLPHSRLRTNGTSRAGAAPDPVEAARD
- a CDS encoding sugar ABC transporter permease; this encodes MSIDKTSTSAEETAVENPEAAAAAVTAVDPRLLVREQGLAGYVGEFKRKLKAGDLGSIPVVIGLLVIWAIFTSLNGNFLTAGNFSDMSVAMVGTGMIAVGIVFVLLLGEIDLSVGSVSGVAGATFAVLSVTHGMNEVLALVLAILTGTAAGAIHGFFFARIGVPAFAVTLAGLLFWQGFMLQILGSNGTINLDSEGLVAQLTSHYFSDVAAAYGLAVVVTAGYFLTAFFGNRRREAAGVPSRPLSETIVRTVLLAVLAFAVAIVFNQHKGLPLAVVIFLAVLLLTDFVLRRTAYGRKVFALGGSVEASRRAGINVELVRISVFAIAGTFAAIGGLFVASKIASANQGAGTGEFLMNVIAAAVIGGTSLFGGRGRTWNALLGVMVIVSIQYGLALEGIASPVQYMITGGVLLATVVIDAVTRKTQKTAGRA
- a CDS encoding ATP-binding cassette domain-containing protein; this encodes MVHVSATPVLALRGVSKRFGAVQALTDVELEVHAGEVVALVGDNGAGKSTLVKTIAGVHPIDEGVVEWDGRPVTINKPNDAQSLGIATVYQDLALCDNIDVVGNLYLGREIRRRGVLDEVEMERRSRELLDTLSIRIPSVRIPIASLSGGQRQVVAIARSMLGEPKLVILDEPTAALGVEQTAQVLDLVERLRERGHAVILISHNMADVKAVADKVAVLRLGRNNGVFEVRSTSQEEIISAITGATDNAVTRRAARTHGEIRK
- a CDS encoding substrate-binding domain-containing protein produces the protein MRRAAFAVAAGAMAVSLAACGSAKESGDKKDASAAPAGKGDAITVGLLLPENQTARYEKFDKPLIEKKVKELTNNKGKVVYANAKQDASLQNQQVDTMVTNKVDVLVVDAVDAKAIAGSVKKAKDAGIPVVAYDRLAEGPIDAYTSFDNVTVGKTQGEALLEALGDKAKDGQIVMMNGSSTDPNAAQFKEGAHSVLDGKVKIGREYDTKEWKPENANANMEGAISALGKDKIVGVYSANDGMAGGIITALKAAGIADIPVTGQDAELAGVQRIVAGEQFMSVYKSYPQEAAVAAEMAVALAKGEPLDMAKDKADSATNKGIPTVLVPVVSLTKDNVNDTVIKEGYYTLDEICTDKYKAACEKAGLK
- a CDS encoding ROK family transcriptional regulator; amino-acid sequence: METPGSQSSLHRANLERVVRAVRLAGSLTQAEIARTTGLSAATVSNIVRELREGGTVEVTPTSAGGRRARSVSLSGDAGIVIGVDFGHTHLRVAVGNLAHQVLAEESEPLDVDASSTQGFDRAEALVNRLIAATGVEPDKITGVGLGVPGPIDVESGTLGSTAILPGWGGTRPAEELRGRLGVPVHVDNDANLGALGELVWGSGRGVRDLAYIKVASGVGAGLVINGTIYRGPGGTAGEIGHITLDESGPVCRCGNRGCLETFASARYVLPLLQPSHGSDLTMEGVVRLAREGDPGCRRVIADVGRHIGSGVANLCNLLNPSRVVLGGDLAEAGELVLAPIRESVGRYAIPSAARQLSVLPGALGGRAEVLGALALALGEMGDSTLLDGTAAGSLSTAAPAFT